GTCTACGACGTAACTGACGAGAAATCGTTCCAGAGTACGTATTGGAATCGCAAAATGTCGGCTACTTGGTGCTGCTAAATGGCAGCACATAGCCTCGACCTTTTCTTGGTCGCATTTCTAATCTTAATTGACACTTCTGACATCCGGATACAGACATTCGTACATGGTTTTCAAACGTCGAGCAACACGCCAGCGAGGGTGTTCACAAGATCCTTATCGGGAACAAGTGTGACTGGGAGGAGAAGCGGGCCGTCTCTACTGAGCAGGGCCAGCAGTTGGCCGACGAACTGGGCATTCCGTTCCTGGAGGTCTCTGCCAAgaacaacatcaacatcgaGAAGGCCTTCTACAGCCTGGCATCCGATATCAAGAAGGGCATGGACACCTCCAAGACCGAGCACACTGGGCCTTCGGGTGTACCCATAGATCAAGGATCTGGGTTGAACGGTAGCTCCGGAGGAAAATGCTGCTAGAAAGACCCCCCTTGTAACATTATTATTACCCTCAAACCTCATTTGCACCTTGAGCTTCCTCGTCTCGCCCCGTCACCATTTCTCTTCtgtcgcttcttcttcttcttttttttgaacccGTTTCCGATGCCTCAATTATTCCTGCGTGCGGATGGTCGCGTCTCGTTTTCCGTATCTACTGGGTGCCTTTCCTGTGTCTTCCTTGAGTCAATGTCCTGCTGTTATTTTTGGCCCAGTCATTTCCGCCTGCACTGCGCAAGGATTCCCAAGCCTCCAATTCGTGCCGGAGTCTATGGGGACTGCCATGTTTCATCAGTATCATACATGCCTGTCCATAGTCTGTGGCAACCTGTCTTTGAATTGTCAGACACTTTGTTCTCGTCAGATACGGTTAAGGCTAATGGCAGTACTGTATTTGCTCGTTAATAACCCTTACCCTGGACCACTCTCTCCTGGTGTCTGTTTGATTTCATTCGCGCTTTGGTCTCATATAGTAGACTCGATCTATATTCTTTCCCATCCTACGATGCTTGTCGAAATCAAGGCACTTGATTTTTATTTGACCCGAGTCCATTGATCGAAATGGCATTAATGGCTCGCCTAGTACAAGTGGACCAGTACATGAGGTGGTATACTGCCTACAGGCCCGACGGCTCAGGCAGGGTTCCTGTGCGAGAAGAAACTTCAGTCCATACCTTAGGTGCCTCACCTCCACCAGATCTTCGTAGACCGGTAATCGGGGGAGTGGGCTCCAGCCGGTTTCTGCTCCACTCAGAGCTGAATTACGAATCGCCTGGCGTATGCTATATCCAATAATGTTTTGTTACACATCCTGCTTCTTGTTAACAGTACTGTTGTGTCTGGCTCAACCAACGCCGGAGTAGTTCAATGTACGATTTGATGATATTCATGCTTAAGCTGTCGGCCTTGTGACCCACTCTTATCGAAAGCCTGATAAGGTCCTCCGGCTTCAACCCCCACTTTGAAATTTCTTGGATTAGCGATTCTTGAATTCGCAGACCTCGGAGATTTCTGTGGTGCTTAAGAGCAACGTCTCCATTCCTCGAGGTGAAGGAGGCTCCAGCTTCATATATGGAATAGAAGCCAAGCATCTGTACGTTCGACCCTGAGTGAACATTTGAGTGACATGCTAATTTTAATTCATCAAGTCTGCGCTTGCCAGCTGTAGTAGCTTCAAATTCCATGATCAAGACACTCGTTTAACTTCGCATGAACGCACGCCCAGCACATTGCTAATTAATCTGTCCAATTGAACTGCTCTATGATCGACTGACTGCGCCAGAATGGCCGACGTCCGCAGCTTCACTGCTCGACCACTGTCGAAGCATGCCCGAAGCGACCTCAAGGATGCCTTTCGCATCTAcctctcctcatcctctctcGCTGCGCTCAGACTCCGCGCTGATGATCTTTGTACGCTATCGTCGGCAGATGGGGCGCCAAAGACCGCAATCGCTTGGACTGCGACGGAGAACATACAAAGCACCGTGATGCAGACGTCCAGAACTCTCCAGGAATGTTACGGGATCAAAGTCGGCGAGAAATATGCCATCACCAAAGTTGATGGCACTTTGGATGATATTGAAACAATCGTGCTGATGGACTGCTCTGACACCGAAAAAATTGAGAGGTTCGGGCCCATCTCTGATAAAGACAGACCTCACTGGGAATGGACCTTAGAGTTTCCGCTTCTCCGCGGTGAGGTCCTGGCCATTGGGCTAGTGTTTGATTTGGAACTCAAGGGGCAGCGCAGAACATTCAAAGTGGTCAATATTCATGCCCCCGGAGCGAGTCCGAACCGTACCATTTTCAGATTTACCAAAAAGTCTAAAGTCTCGCTTGGAACGGAGATCAACGTGAGCGACAACTCGCGTTCGCATATTGCGGTTCAATCCGTGGGATTGGGGGGCCTCTCGCGTCAAATTGAAGACATCAACGAGAGCTTGTCGGACTTCAATGTCAACTCACGCAGCCTTGTTATGCCACCATTCTACGAACATAACCGAGGCATTCTCCTCTACGGACCAAAGGGAACCGGCAAAACGGCACTCCTTCAGCAGATTGAGAATGCTGGCTGGAAGCAAGTTTTCAAGATTGGGACGTCTTCCCTTGGTCGCAGCACTAATGAAAGTGAGGTGAAGCTTCGCAACATTTTCCACGAGGCTGCCCGTGCCAAACCAAGCGTCATCTTGATCGATCAGTTGGAGTTCATTGCGCCCAAAAGGACTTCTTTTGACTCAAATTCTCTCGTATCAGTATTGTGCGAGAACCTTGACGCCATTCAGAGCGCATCCGTACTTGTGGTGGCTGCGACTCGACACCCAAATAACGTTGACGACGCTCTTCGAACTCCACACCGGCTGGGCACGGAGATCGAACTACAAGTTCCTACCGCGCAGGATCGAGCGGAGATCCTACGCGCGATTCGGGGACCAGCCTTTGCAGGGCTCAACGAGGCACTGATTGACTTTATCGCCGAAAAAACCCACGGTTATGTCGGTGCGGATCTCTATGCTCTCCTTCAGCTGATCTGCCGGAAAGCCCGTCAACGACAACTATTGACGTTTGGATTTGAGGGCTTGTCAATGAAGGACACAACGCCGGATATGGACACTCCTCTTATCGATGCGAATGAAAGTAGCGATTCAAATCACGGAGAAATTCGAATTGACCTTGAAATCCTGGAAGAGGATGTTCTGGCATCTCTACAGGAGATTCGTCCCACAGCGATGCGAGAGGTCTTCTTGGAGACACCAAAAGTGCGATGGTCAGATATCGGAGGCCAACATGATATCAAGAAGCGCCTGCAACAGGCGGTTGAAAGGCCCCTCAAGGTACGCAGCGCCCGAGCTCAGGCTTGCCTTTCTATTGGTCCCAAGCAATTTCGATGGTAGCATAGACTAACAATCATCAACAGCATCCGGAGCGCATGCGTCGACTGAATGTCAAGAGCAAAAAGGGAATCCTTCTCTATGGACCCCCTGGGTGCTCCAAGACTCTTACTGTCAAGGCGCTGGCTACAGAAGCCGGGCTGAACTTCCTGGCTGTCAAAGGAGCAGAGATATTGAGCATGTATGTTGGTGAATCTGAGCGATCGTTGCGAGAAATATTCCGCAAGGCCCGCGCGGCACGGCCTAGCATCATTTTCTTCGATGAGATCGACGCCATTGCGGCTCGCCGTAGCAGCAATTCACAAGGTGGCGTCAACGTCCTCACCACCCTTCTCAACGAGATGGACGGTATTGAAGAGCTACGCAATGTCTTGGTCATCGCTGCAACCAACAAGCCTGATGTTCTTGACCCCGCCCTTATGCGACCAGGTCGCCTGGATAACATTCTCTACATCGGCCCGCCAGACATCGAAGCCCGACGAGAGATTCTCCGTATTTGGGCGAGCAAGTCAGTCCTCAGCCCGGAAGTTGACCTCGATGAGCTGGCGGTCGTCACTGAGGGCTATTCCGGAGCGGAGATGGTCAGCATCTGCGAGACTGCTGGCGACGCGGCcttggatgaagaagaggagacggGCCAGGAGCAAGATGTCAAGTTGAAGCACTTCGAGTATGCGTTGACTCAAGTGCGTCGTCAAATCACGGATTCGGTCATTCGGGAGTACGAGGAATGGCGGGATGCGCAGAAATAAGAATGCACGTATATCCGCAGTTAAATAGGTGATACCCCCTTTGACCCTCTGATCAAGTATATTTTGATTGCGAGGGAATTCTACAAAATTTCAGAATCACAGCGCTACCCACTAGATCATGCCGAGTATGACTTTCAAACCGGTTGACGTAAATTTGAAGGTGTAATCAACATGTCGCACTAGACAACTAAAGAGGAGCCCAGGAGTGCATAAAGGTGATTACCCGAAGCGGCTAGTGCGGCCTTTTATCCAACTGCGTCTGTGGAGCGCGCCAGCTCGTGACTTGACGTGTGACATGCAGGTGCTGAGCTTCGCTCTTTTCTACTGATCTCCATcattttttccatcttcaccacaCATCCTAGTCATCCTTTCCCACCTTCTTTCGTGGCGCCGTCTCGTTCAAAAAGTTTCCTCAAAAACCCCATCATGTCCACCCGATCCTCTCGGGGTCGTTCGCCTATGCGATCTCCAGATCGGAACCCAGTAAAATCACCTCGAGCTCACGATCGTTCACGAAGCTACTCACGTAGTGCAACGCCAGACCGCCACCGCCGAACCCGGAGCCGAAGCCATTCCATATCGCGAGACCGCTCACCTTCGCGCTCTGCCTCTGGCTCTCGCAGTCCTGCCCGAGGCGGAAGACGTTATCGCAGCACTAGTTACAGTCGTTCCCCCAGCCCAGTACAAAGCCCTCCGCGCAGCTCAAAGGTAAGAATCTCCCAGTGATGTGTCGCGGAGGCTTGATGATCAATTCAAACTAACCCTCTCTGTCACTAGGTTGTGGTGGAAAAATTGACCAAGAATGTCACGGAAGCTCATCTCCGCGAGATATTTGGAAGTTTTGGAGACATTGAATACATTGACCTCCCAATGAACAGATCATGTGAGAACAAAAATTGCCCGACCTTCATGCTCTTCAATCATGCAAAGGCTTACTGATCCTGGCTTCTGCCTCGACACAGTCATGACGAACCGTGGCACTGCCTACATTCTCTATTACGACCCAGCCGATGCCGAAGCCGCCATTGCACACATGCATGAAGCTCAACTGGACGGTGCTGTT
The nucleotide sequence above comes from Penicillium oxalicum strain HP7-1 chromosome II, whole genome shotgun sequence. Encoded proteins:
- a CDS encoding GTP-binding protein ypt2, whose amino-acid sequence is MAGTRNYDFLIKLLLIGDSGVGKSCCLLRFSEDSFTPSFITTIGIDFKIRTIELDGKRVKLQIWDTAGQERFRTITTAYYRGAMGILLVYDVTDEKSFQNIRTWFSNVEQHASEGVHKILIGNKCDWEEKRAVSTEQGQQLADELGIPFLEVSAKNNINIEKAFYSLASDIKKGMDTSKTEHTGPSGVPIDQGSGLNGSSGGKCC
- a CDS encoding ATPase; the encoded protein is MADVRSFTARPLSKHARSDLKDAFRIYLSSSSLAALRLRADDLCTLSSADGAPKTAIAWTATENIQSTVMQTSRTLQECYGIKVGEKYAITKVDGTLDDIETIVLMDCSDTEKIERFGPISDKDRPHWEWTLEFPLLRGEVLAIGLVFDLELKGQRRTFKVVNIHAPGASPNRTIFRFTKKSKVSLGTEINVSDNSRSHIAVQSVGLGGLSRQIEDINESLSDFNVNSRSLVMPPFYEHNRGILLYGPKGTGKTALLQQIENAGWKQVFKIGTSSLGRSTNESEVKLRNIFHEAARAKPSVILIDQLEFIAPKRTSFDSNSLVSVLCENLDAIQSASVLVVAATRHPNNVDDALRTPHRLGTEIELQVPTAQDRAEILRAIRGPAFAGLNEALIDFIAEKTHGYVGADLYALLQLICRKARQRQLLTFGFEGLSMKDTTPDMDTPLIDANESSDSNHGEIRIDLEILEEDVLASLQEIRPTAMREVFLETPKVRWSDIGGQHDIKKRLQQAVERPLKHPERMRRLNVKSKKGILLYGPPGCSKTLTVKALATEAGLNFLAVKGAEILSMYVGESERSLREIFRKARAARPSIIFFDEIDAIAARRSSNSQGGVNVLTTLLNEMDGIEELRNVLVIAATNKPDVLDPALMRPGRLDNILYIGPPDIEARREILRIWASKSVLSPEVDLDELAVVTEGYSGAEMVSICETAGDAALDEEEETGQEQDVKLKHFEYALTQVRRQITDSVIREYEEWRDAQK
- a CDS encoding Serine/arginine-rich splicing factor SR45; protein product: MSTRSSRGRSPMRSPDRNPVKSPRAHDRSRSYSRSATPDRHRRTRSRSHSISRDRSPSRSASGSRSPARGGRRYRSTSYSRSPSPVQSPPRSSKVVVEKLTKNVTEAHLREIFGSFGDIEYIDLPMNRSFMTNRGTAYILYYDPADAEAAIAHMHEAQLDGAVLNALVDAHVLAREPVGTHHPGDMGAHDPEIDETHIDLHRYRDLDRQCDRDPTPVPARPHAEEVGEQIAHDHVDAEAPATAATVTAVGAGVAAQ